Proteins encoded in a region of the Halothiobacillus diazotrophicus genome:
- the dnaB gene encoding replicative DNA helicase, giving the protein MSSSFSPPFKPHAVPATQSETRDATQSDARSDALSSFANVRMPPHSQEAEQAVLGGLMLDHLALEKVSDILQPDDFYRADHRHIYTAITGLSEGNKPFDAVMVAEWLAKRELLEEAGGVSYLAELVEAVPTAANIAAYALMIRESAVLRKLIDVGTQIAQMGYRPEGRAATDVLDYAEREIFAIADEGERVKRGFRPIKDLMTGAMDRIAELFEREEAITGNATGFKDFDEMTSGLQPGDLVIVAGRPSMGKTTFAMNIAENVAISGGKGVAVFSMEMPGEQLALRMLSSIGRVDQTKVRTGRLDDHDWHRLTSAVGILSQTEIHIDDTPALSPSDLRSRARRLARNCDLGVIVVDYLQLMQVPGTKENRTNEISEISRSLKAIAKELNVPVIALSQLNRSLEQRPNKRPVMSDLRESGAIEQDADVIVFIYRDEVYDKESPHKGMAEIIIGKQRNGPIGTVVLTFRGQNTRFEDYIPNDVMPEGYH; this is encoded by the coding sequence CTTCAAACCGCACGCCGTGCCCGCCACCCAGAGTGAGACTCGGGATGCGACACAGAGCGATGCCCGGAGTGACGCCCTCAGCAGCTTTGCCAACGTGCGCATGCCCCCGCATTCGCAGGAAGCGGAGCAGGCGGTGCTGGGTGGGTTGATGCTCGATCACCTGGCGCTGGAAAAGGTCAGCGACATCCTGCAGCCGGACGACTTCTACCGGGCCGATCATCGCCATATCTATACCGCGATCACGGGGCTGTCCGAGGGAAACAAGCCCTTCGATGCCGTCATGGTGGCCGAGTGGCTGGCCAAGCGCGAACTGCTGGAAGAGGCCGGGGGCGTCTCGTATCTGGCCGAGCTGGTGGAAGCGGTGCCGACGGCCGCCAACATCGCCGCCTATGCCCTGATGATCCGGGAAAGCGCGGTGCTCCGGAAACTGATCGACGTCGGCACGCAGATCGCCCAGATGGGCTACCGGCCCGAGGGCCGGGCCGCCACCGACGTGCTGGATTACGCCGAACGGGAGATCTTCGCCATCGCCGACGAGGGCGAGCGCGTCAAGCGCGGTTTCCGGCCGATCAAGGATCTGATGACCGGCGCCATGGACCGGATCGCCGAACTCTTCGAGCGCGAGGAAGCCATTACCGGTAATGCGACGGGCTTCAAGGATTTCGACGAGATGACCTCCGGCCTTCAGCCGGGGGATCTCGTGATCGTGGCCGGTCGTCCCTCCATGGGCAAGACCACCTTCGCCATGAACATCGCCGAGAACGTCGCCATCTCCGGGGGCAAGGGCGTGGCCGTGTTTTCCATGGAAATGCCCGGCGAGCAGCTCGCCCTGCGTATGCTGAGCTCCATCGGCCGGGTGGATCAGACCAAGGTGCGGACCGGCCGGCTGGATGATCATGATTGGCACCGGCTCACCTCGGCGGTGGGCATCCTGAGCCAGACCGAAATCCACATCGACGATACGCCGGCGCTCTCGCCCAGCGATCTGCGGTCCCGCGCCCGCCGACTGGCGCGCAACTGCGATCTGGGCGTGATCGTGGTCGACTACCTGCAGCTCATGCAGGTGCCCGGCACCAAGGAAAACCGCACCAACGAAATTTCGGAGATTTCCCGGTCCCTCAAGGCGATCGCCAAGGAACTCAACGTGCCCGTGATTGCGCTGTCCCAGCTCAACCGATCCCTGGAGCAGCGGCCCAACAAGCGCCCGGTGATGTCGGATCTGCGCGAATCGGGCGCGATCGAGCAGGATGCCGACGTGATCGTGTTCATCTACCGCGACGAGGTCTATGACAAGGAGTCGCCGCACAAGGGCATGGCCGAGATCATCATCGGCAAGCAGCGTAACGGCCCGATCGGCACCGTAGTGCTCACCTTCCGGGGTCAGAACACCCGCTTCGAGGATTACATCCCCAACGACGTGATGCCCGAGGGCTACCATTGA